One Ensifer adhaerens genomic region harbors:
- the virB5 gene encoding P-type DNA transfer protein VirB5, with protein sequence MASNRIHGAAIAAALILSAGTAAGQGIPVIDRTAIAKHLESIAQLKAQLDALNQQIEQAQQLYGSLNKITDMADVAGVLNDPAVRKALPGDFNVIEGLFKGSGTGVFGDTATKFLDGNSTYRTSAEDFYAQELSRIQNKNAGQMSLAQHIFDAAAKRVDGIDQLREKISTAADAKDIADLQARLQAETAFLQTDVLRMEALRMVQQAQAQIDEQRKAEDWRRRLDAMGAALQ encoded by the coding sequence ATGGCTTCTAATCGAATTCACGGCGCGGCAATAGCCGCGGCGCTCATTCTCTCCGCCGGCACGGCAGCCGGGCAGGGGATCCCGGTGATCGACCGAACCGCGATCGCCAAGCACCTCGAGAGTATCGCCCAACTGAAAGCCCAGCTTGATGCGCTCAATCAGCAGATAGAGCAGGCGCAGCAGCTTTACGGCTCGCTCAACAAGATCACCGACATGGCGGATGTTGCCGGCGTCTTGAACGATCCTGCCGTCCGCAAGGCGCTGCCTGGGGACTTTAACGTCATCGAGGGGCTGTTCAAGGGAAGCGGAACGGGCGTGTTCGGCGATACGGCCACGAAATTCCTTGATGGTAATTCGACCTATCGGACCAGCGCAGAGGACTTCTACGCGCAGGAGCTTTCGCGCATTCAGAACAAGAATGCCGGGCAGATGAGCCTAGCGCAGCATATCTTCGATGCCGCGGCCAAGCGCGTCGATGGCATTGACCAACTCCGCGAGAAGATTTCGACCGCGGCTGACGCCAAGGACATAGCCGACCTTCAGGCGCGACTTCAGGCGGAAACAGCTTTCCTCCAGACCGATGTACTGCGCATGGAGGCCCTCCGAATGGTCCAGCAGGCACAGGCCCAAATTGACGAGCAGCGCAAGGCGGAAGACTGGCGCCGGCGCCTCGACGCGATGGGGGCGGCACTGCAATGA
- a CDS encoding type IV secretion system protein VirB3 has product MASSRQILEEDTLFIACTRPAMIAGVTMEAMGMNIMLTTILYIVAGSIAYLAVGVVFHLIFRALVKHDHNMFRILLAWVDTRGRSRNSAFWGGATLSPLKLARKYDERDLGFA; this is encoded by the coding sequence ATGGCGAGTTCGCGGCAAATCCTTGAGGAAGACACGCTGTTCATCGCTTGCACCCGTCCGGCGATGATCGCCGGCGTGACGATGGAAGCCATGGGCATGAACATCATGCTGACGACCATTCTTTACATCGTCGCCGGCTCGATCGCCTACTTGGCTGTTGGCGTCGTCTTTCACCTCATTTTCCGCGCGCTCGTCAAACACGACCACAACATGTTCCGCATCTTGCTGGCTTGGGTGGACACACGCGGCCGGTCGCGCAACAGCGCCTTTTGGGGCGGAGCGACGCTTAGTCCCCTGAAGCTCGCCCGCAAATACGATGAAAGGGACCTCGGATTTGCCTAG
- a CDS encoding TrbC/VirB2 family protein, with product MTFSARIRPIAASAVMATAILASMVEPAFAQAAGIETVLQNIVEMLTGNIAKLLAVIAIIVICIAWMFGYMDLRRAGFWIIGIGGIFGATELVNTIVGS from the coding sequence ATGACTTTCAGCGCCCGTATCCGCCCGATCGCCGCATCCGCCGTAATGGCAACGGCCATCCTCGCATCCATGGTCGAACCTGCCTTCGCGCAGGCGGCCGGCATCGAGACCGTGCTGCAGAACATCGTCGAAATGCTGACAGGCAACATCGCCAAGCTTCTGGCCGTCATCGCGATCATCGTGATCTGCATAGCCTGGATGTTCGGCTACATGGATCTGAGGCGCGCAGGGTTCTGGATCATCGGTATTGGCGGCATCTTCGGCGCTACCGAACTCGTGAACACCATCGTCGGAAGCTGA
- a CDS encoding lytic transglycosylase domain-containing protein, producing MPVAFLDLAQTCAPTIASETLAAIVSLESRFEPFAIRVNSGATLSVQPTTKVKAIAIATSLAAERHDIQLGLGGIGMEELRKLNLSISDAFDPCRNLRATATILDGYYRLAVKAGADPSRAEQVMLHSYYGRNDPSVGAMVRYDEQVRQEKSRLASTITTRMIEDDGRERELNEAPLVEAIGDARKDEALADQTVSVPSWDVFRSRRRSSVLVFQNSHMEESE from the coding sequence ATGCCTGTAGCCTTCCTCGATTTGGCGCAAACGTGCGCACCCACAATTGCAAGCGAGACGCTCGCCGCCATCGTCAGCCTTGAAAGCCGGTTCGAACCCTTCGCCATCCGGGTCAACAGCGGCGCAACACTCTCGGTGCAGCCCACGACTAAGGTGAAGGCGATCGCAATCGCCACGTCATTGGCAGCCGAGCGGCACGACATACAGCTCGGCCTCGGCGGCATCGGCATGGAAGAACTCCGCAAGCTCAACCTTTCGATTTCAGATGCCTTCGACCCATGCCGCAACCTCCGGGCCACGGCGACCATTCTCGACGGGTACTACCGGCTGGCGGTGAAAGCGGGCGCGGACCCGAGCCGGGCCGAACAGGTGATGCTGCACTCCTACTACGGACGGAACGATCCATCTGTCGGCGCGATGGTCAGGTACGATGAGCAGGTCCGCCAGGAAAAAAGCCGGCTCGCCAGCACCATCACGACGCGCATGATCGAAGATGATGGACGGGAAAGGGAGCTCAACGAAGCGCCTCTTGTCGAGGCGATCGGCGATGCCCGCAAGGACGAGGCCCTGGCCGATCAAACGGTGTCGGTGCCGTCCTGGGACGTTTTCAGATCGAGACGGAGGTCCTCCGTCCTCGTGTTTCAGAACAGTCATATGGAGGAGAGTGAATGA
- a CDS encoding transcriptional regulator, protein MTSALNAHWQSQLFSAYALQEVFDKPVEGETPQSRLKQVGMMTVLYMMHQNHEKLTLSNITKITGLTRNAVAESIDPLIERGILTETIVKNSMGRGTARQFEFCPDVFDRLRLSPEQQKPGT, encoded by the coding sequence ATGACAAGCGCACTTAATGCCCATTGGCAGAGCCAGCTGTTTTCGGCTTATGCTCTGCAGGAAGTTTTCGACAAACCAGTTGAGGGAGAGACGCCGCAATCGCGTTTGAAGCAGGTCGGAATGATGACAGTGCTCTACATGATGCATCAAAATCACGAAAAGCTAACCCTCTCGAATATAACTAAAATTACGGGACTGACCCGCAATGCTGTGGCGGAATCGATCGATCCTCTCATTGAGCGGGGCATATTGACCGAAACGATCGTGAAGAACTCGATGGGACGAGGAACCGCGAGGCAGTTTGAGTTCTGCCCGGACGTTTTCGATCGCCTGAGGTTAAGTCCGGAGCAGCAAAAACCCGGAACTTAG
- a CDS encoding LuxR C-terminal-related transcriptional regulator, which yields MLTMASHKPSLSLKGDVDPVAAAMAVAQLHVRIEQTNIEPTAKPTIALTTRQALMLKWASEGKSMRAIADIENMSYWNVNFHMNNARRKLNAYSLPQATALATKLKLI from the coding sequence ATGCTGACCATGGCCTCACACAAGCCTTCCCTCTCGCTGAAAGGTGATGTCGATCCGGTAGCGGCCGCCATGGCGGTCGCCCAGCTTCATGTGCGGATCGAGCAAACGAACATTGAGCCTACAGCAAAACCGACCATCGCTTTGACCACTAGACAGGCGCTTATGCTCAAGTGGGCGTCCGAGGGCAAATCCATGAGAGCAATCGCCGACATCGAGAACATGAGCTACTGGAACGTCAACTTCCACATGAATAATGCGCGCAGGAAGCTAAATGCCTACTCGCTTCCGCAGGCGACGGCTCTGGCGACGAAGCTAAAGCTGATTTGA
- a CDS encoding IS3 family transposase (programmed frameshift) gives MSKSNFSEEFKRDAVRQITERGYPVAEVSQRLGVSQHSLYEWKKKFAASNAKGNDETEEIRRLKKELARVTEERDIPKKSGRVFRQGCKVKYAFIALHRLQFSVRTMCRLLRVHPSGFYTWLKNPLSRRANEDKRQTDLLLKAWEESGKVYGYRKLHDDLLDQGEICCPNRVARLTRLAGIKAQIGYKRRPGIYGGRPAVAIDNTLDRQFDVAAPDKAWVTDITYIRTCEGFAYLAVVIDLYSRRVIGWAMQSRQTTDVVLQALLMAVWRRKPKDKVLIHSDQGSQFTSMDWASFLRHHNLVHSMSRRGNCHDNAVAESFFNLLKRERIRRRVYRSRDEARQDVFDYIEMFYNPKRKHVRNGMLSPVEFEKQQKI, from the exons ATGAGCAAATCGAATTTCAGCGAAGAGTTTAAGCGTGACGCGGTGCGCCAGATCACGGAGCGAGGCTATCCGGTTGCTGAGGTTTCGCAGCGTCTCGGCGTCAGCCAGCATTCGCTCTACGAATGGAAGAAGAAGTTTGCTGCGTCGAACGCCAAGGGCAACGACGAGACCGAGGAGATCAGGCGGCTAAAGAAGGAACTGGCTCGCGTTACCGAGGAGCGAGATATCC CTAAAAAAAGCGGCCGCGTATTTCGCCAGGGATGCAAAGTGAAGTACGCGTTCATTGCTCTGCATCGCTTGCAGTTTTCGGTGCGGACGATGTGCCGCCTTCTGCGGGTTCATCCCAGTGGATTTTACACCTGGCTGAAGAACCCGCTGAGCAGGCGAGCCAACGAGGACAAACGACAGACCGATCTGCTCCTGAAGGCATGGGAAGAGAGCGGGAAGGTCTACGGTTATCGCAAGCTGCACGACGACCTTCTCGATCAGGGCGAGATATGCTGCCCGAACCGGGTTGCGCGTCTGACCCGTCTCGCCGGGATCAAGGCGCAGATTGGCTACAAACGCCGTCCCGGCATCTATGGCGGCAGGCCTGCCGTCGCTATCGACAACACGCTCGACCGGCAGTTTGACGTAGCGGCTCCGGACAAGGCCTGGGTCACGGACATCACCTATATCCGGACCTGCGAAGGTTTTGCTTATTTGGCCGTCGTCATCGACCTCTATTCCCGCCGGGTCATCGGCTGGGCGATGCAGAGCCGCCAAACCACGGACGTCGTATTGCAGGCTCTGCTCATGGCGGTGTGGCGACGCAAACCGAAGGACAAAGTGCTGATCCACTCCGATCAGGGCTCGCAATTCACCAGCATGGACTGGGCCTCGTTCCTCAGGCACCACAATCTGGTTCACTCGATGAGCCGACGCGGCAACTGCCATGACAATGCGGTGGCCGAGAGCTTCTTCAATCTTCTGAAGCGAGAGAGGATACGTCGCAGGGTCTACCGTTCACGCGATGAAGCTCGCCAGGACGTGTTCGACTACATCGAAATGTTCTACAACCCGAAACGCAAACACGTCAGGAACGGGATGCTGTCACCCGTCGAGTTCGAGAAGCAGCAGAAAATCTAA
- a CDS encoding autoinducer binding domain-containing protein yields MKGWFQKLTDVSTVARTKEMFNEALTELAQELGFEYYAYLNLQPIGTFAVSNYHPEWQDWYFAKSFNEIDPVIQIARSTMKAFTWSSANSRTVRSRRVRQFYLDAAGFGIRSGITMNSTEICRRLLS; encoded by the coding sequence GTGAAGGGCTGGTTTCAGAAGCTAACCGATGTTTCCACCGTGGCGCGCACCAAGGAGATGTTCAATGAAGCGCTCACCGAGCTCGCGCAAGAGCTCGGCTTCGAGTATTACGCCTACCTTAATCTTCAACCAATCGGAACATTCGCCGTTTCGAATTATCATCCCGAATGGCAGGATTGGTACTTCGCCAAAAGCTTCAACGAGATCGATCCCGTGATCCAGATTGCAAGGTCGACGATGAAGGCGTTCACCTGGTCTTCCGCAAATTCAAGGACTGTCCGATCGAGGCGCGTTCGGCAGTTTTATCTGGATGCCGCCGGTTTCGGTATTCGGTCGGGGATCACCATGAATAGCACCGAGATTTGTAGACGCCTTCTTTCCTAA
- a CDS encoding LysR family transcriptional regulator, translated as MEFRQMRCFATLAEELHFGRAAATLSMAQPALSVQIQTLERELGVQLLIRSTRRVQLTKAGEVFYERCINVLREIENSSAVVRAVAGKNVDRITIGTIYPATFGVLPLFLNKLGKRFPDIQIHVSSGSTDAIIRDLEKGRINLGFIRPVENIGSLRWQSIANERYLLAVPLGSRLETAETVTMSDLKQERIISFSRSNLSYTEKYFFEQFRKFGLLDQVACSCDDTLSLVSLVAAGMGVGFVPEWTRDLPHQSFRLREVEGVDFTIGMGLAWNKEDPTANREEIVEIARTLAASRSLKAVGDHSGRNNTKRPLPAHGE; from the coding sequence ATGGAATTCCGCCAAATGAGATGTTTTGCAACCCTAGCCGAGGAGTTGCATTTCGGGCGCGCTGCGGCGACGCTCTCCATGGCGCAGCCCGCCCTTAGCGTGCAGATACAAACGTTGGAAAGGGAGCTCGGCGTGCAGCTTCTCATCCGCTCTACGCGGCGTGTTCAACTGACAAAAGCCGGCGAAGTTTTTTACGAGCGGTGCATCAATGTTCTGCGGGAGATCGAAAACAGTTCCGCTGTCGTGCGGGCCGTTGCGGGCAAGAATGTCGATCGGATCACCATCGGAACCATATATCCCGCGACCTTCGGTGTCTTGCCGCTTTTTCTGAACAAGCTCGGCAAGCGATTTCCCGATATTCAGATCCACGTGAGCAGTGGTTCCACCGATGCAATCATCCGCGACCTGGAGAAGGGCCGTATCAACCTTGGCTTCATCCGGCCGGTCGAAAACATCGGATCGCTCCGTTGGCAGAGCATCGCCAACGAACGATATCTTCTGGCGGTGCCACTTGGCAGCCGGCTTGAGACGGCGGAGACCGTCACAATGAGCGATCTGAAACAGGAGCGGATCATCTCCTTTTCCCGCTCAAATCTATCTTACACGGAAAAGTACTTCTTCGAGCAGTTCAGAAAATTTGGCCTTCTCGATCAGGTTGCCTGTAGTTGCGACGACACGCTCTCCTTGGTTTCGCTGGTCGCGGCCGGGATGGGAGTAGGTTTCGTGCCGGAATGGACCAGAGATTTGCCCCACCAGTCGTTCCGCCTTCGGGAAGTGGAGGGGGTGGATTTCACGATCGGCATGGGGCTTGCCTGGAACAAAGAGGACCCTACCGCGAACCGTGAAGAGATCGTGGAAATTGCCCGCACGCTGGCGGCATCAAGATCGCTTAAAGCTGTGGGCGACCATTCCGGAAGAAACAACACCAAGCGCCCTCTGCCGGCGCATGGCGAGTAG
- a CDS encoding nucleotidyltransferase and HEPN domain-containing protein, which yields MKTSLEHLPEKKQRELARVVEIIHEEFADALQGGSADFKKRGRILKIILFGSYGRGTFVDEPHTMKGYRSDYDILVIVNSKKLAEPEYWEKATDRLMWDKGVSTPVGLIVHGAREVNNFLADGQYFFVDIQREGIVLYELDDRPLAEPKRLSPADALRVAREHFERQCASAKYFCQLARYAISDEQRNHAAFNLHQAVETAYSCLLLTLTNYSPPSHNIKFLRGLAEDRDQRLIDAWPRDQHRFTAWYNILNEAYVKARYSKHFEITEEGLSWLLERTEHLLRLVELVCQERLAELGSA from the coding sequence ATGAAAACGAGCCTGGAACATCTTCCCGAGAAGAAGCAGCGCGAGCTTGCGCGCGTCGTGGAGATCATCCACGAGGAGTTTGCCGATGCGCTCCAAGGCGGCTCGGCCGATTTCAAGAAGCGCGGTCGGATCCTGAAAATCATCCTCTTCGGCTCCTACGGCCGCGGCACCTTTGTTGACGAACCGCATACGATGAAGGGCTATCGCTCCGATTATGATATCCTCGTCATCGTCAATTCGAAGAAGCTCGCAGAACCGGAATACTGGGAGAAGGCGACCGACCGATTGATGTGGGACAAAGGAGTCTCGACGCCCGTCGGGCTGATCGTCCATGGCGCCCGGGAGGTGAACAACTTCCTTGCGGACGGACAGTATTTCTTCGTTGATATCCAGCGCGAAGGGATCGTGCTCTACGAACTCGACGACCGGCCTCTGGCCGAGCCGAAACGACTCTCGCCTGCCGACGCGCTCAGGGTGGCGAGGGAGCATTTCGAGAGACAATGTGCAAGCGCGAAGTATTTTTGTCAGTTGGCACGGTACGCCATTTCTGACGAACAGCGAAATCATGCAGCGTTTAATTTGCACCAGGCAGTGGAGACCGCCTATTCTTGCCTGCTCCTCACACTAACCAATTACAGCCCACCGTCGCACAATATCAAGTTTCTCCGCGGTCTCGCCGAGGATCGCGACCAGCGGCTGATCGACGCCTGGCCGCGCGACCAGCATCGTTTTACCGCCTGGTACAACATTCTCAACGAAGCCTATGTGAAGGCCCGCTACTCGAAGCACTTTGAGATTACCGAAGAAGGGCTCAGTTGGCTTCTAGAGCGGACGGAGCATCTTCTTCGACTCGTTGAGCTGGTATGTCAGGAGCGACTGGCGGAATTGGGCTCAGCCTAG